A window from Acidobacteriota bacterium encodes these proteins:
- a CDS encoding proline dehydrogenase → MEFTPSTVLDAVSRRLFLALAGSRTLKDAASRYGMRGPHGVARRFIGGRNVTEAIEAARRLERHGLLHTFNYLGEHVRSPEAAEAATIAYLWVIESVSLAGMTCNLSVKLTQLGLELDAGLCRDNLKRILTHTDARRCFVRVDMEGSPLIDRTLDVVAAMRTSGYGHLGVVLQSALRRTPDDLARVTELGLPVRLVKGAYKEPADVAFQDKREVDSAFVQLTETLLDTGVHPAFATHDPRMIRAVRAAAGARDIGRDRFEFQMLYGVRRDLQAALEAQGYAVRIYLPFGGDWFPYFMRRLAERPANVLFVVRSLLHEQLGDQRGYGA, encoded by the coding sequence GTGGAGTTCACCCCCTCGACCGTGCTGGATGCCGTCTCGCGCCGGCTGTTTCTCGCGCTGGCGGGAAGTCGTACGCTCAAGGACGCTGCCTCCCGGTACGGCATGCGCGGTCCGCACGGCGTCGCCCGGCGCTTCATCGGCGGCCGCAACGTCACCGAGGCCATCGAAGCAGCCCGCCGGCTGGAGCGACACGGCCTGCTCCACACGTTCAACTACCTGGGCGAGCACGTGCGCAGCCCGGAAGCGGCCGAAGCGGCCACCATCGCCTACCTCTGGGTGATCGAGTCGGTCAGCCTGGCCGGCATGACCTGCAACCTGTCCGTGAAGCTGACGCAACTCGGGCTCGAGCTGGACGCCGGACTGTGCCGCGACAATCTGAAGCGCATCCTGACCCACACCGACGCCCGCCGCTGCTTCGTACGGGTCGACATGGAGGGCTCGCCGCTGATCGACCGCACGCTGGACGTCGTGGCGGCGATGCGCACTAGCGGCTACGGGCATCTCGGCGTCGTCCTGCAGTCGGCTCTCCGCCGTACGCCGGACGATCTGGCCCGCGTCACCGAGCTCGGCCTCCCGGTCCGGCTCGTGAAGGGTGCGTACAAAGAGCCGGCGGACGTGGCCTTCCAGGACAAGCGGGAGGTCGACAGCGCCTTCGTGCAGTTGACGGAGACGCTGCTCGACACCGGCGTCCATCCTGCGTTCGCCACCCACGATCCCCGCATGATCCGCGCCGTCCGCGCGGCCGCCGGCGCGCGTGACATCGGGCGCGACCGGTTCGAGTTCCAGATGCTGTACGGGGTGCGGCGCGACCTGCAGGCGGCGCTCGAGGCGCAGGGCTACGCCGTGCGGATCTACCTGCCGTTCGGCGGCGACTGGTTCCCTTACTTCATGCGCCGGCTCGCGGAGCGTCCGGCGAACGTGCTGTTCGTCGTGCGCAGCCTCCTGCACGAGCAGCTCGGCGATCAGCGCGGGTACGGTGCGTAG